The following coding sequences are from one Bradyrhizobium sp. 200 window:
- a CDS encoding regulator: MSAGMTGTAGTSTFKPALWTPGDWNALFGFGTNILVNMLVLTGLLRFVLKMPDSIVFGRILPALGLMMCLSTFYYAYLAYKLAQKSGRSDVCALPSGVSVPHMFIVTFVIMLPITLKTGDPIKGWSAGLVWVFFQSFILMIGGFIAPYIRKITPRAALLGTLAGVSVTFISMRPALEMYMTPQIGLVCFAIILVSWFGGVKYWRGMPAGLVAIAAGMIIAWGSNLFGLGLGGLSLKGVGDAFANFGFSVPLPAIGHVFSGFEFLGIILVTAIPFGIYDLVEAMDNVESAEAAGDEYPTTRVLTADGVVSLIGCLMGNPFINAVYIGHPGWKAMGGRIGYSAATGVMVVLLSWFGIISVLLALVPVVAISPILLYIGMLIGAQAFQTTPVKHAPAIVLALTPHLAAWAKLQIDTMLASTMTAAQTVGGLAADKADAVKTAAISALPQQGVLYHGLEVMGGGSILAGLVLGAIGVFVIERDFLKASAFALAGAVMTYFGFMHGEAVGIGGGLGVTPGVALAYAVIAAGLFALAKTSPSVDYSAHAEVAAAPAE, translated from the coding sequence ATGAGCGCGGGCATGACGGGGACTGCAGGGACATCCACCTTCAAGCCGGCCTTGTGGACGCCGGGCGACTGGAACGCGCTGTTCGGTTTCGGCACCAACATCCTCGTCAACATGCTGGTGCTGACCGGCCTGCTGCGCTTCGTGCTGAAAATGCCCGACAGCATCGTGTTCGGCCGCATCCTGCCGGCGCTCGGCCTGATGATGTGCCTCTCGACGTTCTACTATGCGTATCTCGCCTACAAATTGGCGCAGAAGTCCGGCCGCAGCGACGTCTGCGCGCTGCCGTCCGGCGTCAGCGTTCCGCACATGTTCATCGTCACCTTCGTGATCATGCTGCCAATCACGCTCAAGACCGGCGATCCCATCAAGGGCTGGTCGGCGGGCCTGGTCTGGGTGTTCTTCCAGAGTTTTATCCTGATGATCGGCGGCTTCATTGCGCCGTATATCCGGAAGATCACGCCGCGGGCGGCGCTGCTCGGCACGCTGGCCGGCGTCTCCGTCACCTTCATCTCGATGCGGCCGGCGCTGGAAATGTACATGACGCCGCAGATCGGCCTCGTCTGCTTTGCCATCATCCTGGTGAGCTGGTTCGGCGGCGTGAAATATTGGAGAGGCATGCCGGCAGGTCTCGTCGCCATCGCGGCCGGCATGATCATCGCCTGGGGATCGAACCTGTTCGGCCTCGGGCTCGGCGGATTGAGCCTGAAGGGCGTCGGCGATGCCTTTGCCAATTTCGGCTTCTCGGTGCCGTTGCCGGCCATCGGTCACGTGTTCTCCGGCTTCGAATTCCTCGGCATCATTCTCGTTACCGCAATCCCGTTCGGCATCTACGATCTCGTCGAAGCCATGGACAATGTCGAAAGCGCGGAAGCGGCCGGCGACGAATATCCGACCACGCGCGTGCTCACCGCCGATGGCGTCGTCAGCCTGATCGGCTGCCTGATGGGCAACCCCTTCATCAACGCGGTCTATATCGGCCATCCCGGCTGGAAGGCGATGGGCGGGCGGATCGGTTATTCGGCGGCGACCGGCGTCATGGTGGTGCTGCTGTCGTGGTTCGGCATCATCTCGGTGCTGCTGGCGCTGGTGCCCGTGGTCGCGATCTCGCCGATCCTGCTCTATATCGGCATGCTGATCGGCGCGCAGGCGTTCCAGACCACACCGGTCAAGCACGCGCCGGCGATCGTGCTGGCGCTGACGCCGCATCTCGCCGCCTGGGCAAAGCTCCAGATCGACACCATGCTCGCCTCGACCATGACCGCGGCGCAGACGGTTGGCGGACTTGCCGCTGACAAGGCCGATGCGGTGAAGACGGCCGCGATATCAGCGCTGCCGCAGCAGGGCGTGCTCTATCACGGGCTGGAGGTGATGGGCGGCGGCTCGATCCTCGCCGGCCTCGTGCTGGGCGCGATCGGCGTGTTCGTGATCGAACGCGATTTTCTTAAAGCCTCAGCCTTCGCGCTGGCCGGCGCCGTCATGACCTATTTCGGCTTCATGCATGGCGAAGCCGTCGGCATCGGCGGCGGTCTCGGCGTCACGCCGGGTGTAGCACTGGCCTATGCGGTGATAGCTGCGGGCCTGTTCGCGCTGGCGAAGACCAGTCCGAGTGTGGACTACAGCGCGCATGCGGAGGTCGCAGCAGCACCGGCTGAATAA
- a CDS encoding isochorismatase family cysteine hydrolase: MANSAKLRAEPEPIELDWAATALLIIDMQRDFMEPGGFGETLGNDVSQLARAVKPIASVLDAARAAGMLVIHTREGHLPDLSDAPPAKVERGAPSLRIGDPGPMGRILIRGEAGHDIIPELYPLDSEIVIDKPGKGAFYATELGDVLQRYGIENLLVCGVTTEVCVNTTVREANDRGYRCVVLADGCASYFPEFHEMGLRMIKAQGGIFGWVSDSAAVLQALSPEIPRTAAAG, translated from the coding sequence ATGGCGAACTCAGCAAAGCTCAGAGCGGAGCCGGAGCCGATCGAGCTCGACTGGGCGGCGACCGCGCTCCTCATCATCGACATGCAGCGCGATTTCATGGAGCCGGGCGGTTTTGGCGAAACGCTCGGCAACGACGTCAGCCAGCTTGCGCGGGCGGTGAAGCCGATCGCGTCGGTGCTGGATGCGGCGCGCGCGGCCGGCATGCTGGTCATTCATACCCGCGAGGGCCATCTGCCCGATCTGTCGGACGCGCCGCCGGCCAAGGTCGAACGCGGTGCGCCGTCCTTGCGCATCGGCGATCCCGGGCCGATGGGGCGCATTCTCATTCGCGGTGAAGCCGGCCACGACATCATTCCGGAACTCTATCCGCTCGACAGCGAGATCGTGATCGACAAGCCGGGCAAGGGCGCCTTCTACGCCACCGAACTCGGCGACGTGCTGCAGCGTTACGGCATCGAGAATCTTCTGGTCTGCGGCGTCACGACAGAGGTCTGCGTCAACACCACGGTGCGCGAAGCCAACGATCGCGGCTATCGCTGCGTGGTGCTGGCCGATGGCTGCGCGTCCTATTTTCCAGAATTCCACGAGATGGGCCTGAGGATGATCAAGGCCCAGGGCGGCATCTTCGGCTGGGTCTCCGACTCGGCCGCGGTGCTGCAAGCGCTTTCACCGGAGATTCCACGAACGGCAGCAGCGGGGTGA